GGCGGCTGCAGGGGAAACTGGACGAGCTTGCCCTTCATGAGGAAGAGATGAAGGAGCTGGAACGAAAGCTTGAGCTGACAGGGGCGGCAGCCGCTGTTCTCCCTGCACTTGAGGCATGGCGGGAATCCGGCAAGGTCTGGGAGCAGCGGCGGCAGATTGCCGAAGGACTCACCGCCCAGGCTGCATCCGCTCAGAAGGCGGCGGAACAGGCCGTAAAGGCGGATGAAGCTGCCCAGGCAGCCCTTCGGGCCGAGGAGCCGAAGCTGGTGCTTCGGGAGCAGCAGCTGGAGCAAGCTGTTATATTGCAGCGGGAACGTGATGGATTACGGGAAGAACTGATTAGGCTGGATGCACAGCGAGTGGATGTACGCAAAGAGCTTGAAGGGGGAACTGCCCAACTGCAGAAGGAGCAGGAGCTGCTTGAACGAGGGCGAAAGCGGCAGGAGGAGCTGCAAGCCAAGCTGAAAGGGCTTGAGACCCGCTCTGGTGAGCGCCAGGCGCTTCATATGGCGATGCAGAAGGTTCAAGCCCTCGAGTCAGCCGGCAGACTCAAGCAGAAGGCTGAGCTCGATTTAAAGACACAGGAGAGCAAGCTGAAGGAGCAAAAGGCAAGGTTTATTGCCCTGCAGAAGCAGGAGCAAGAATTGCAGCAGCACTACATACAGCTCTCCGTGCAAGTTGACAGCTTGCAGCGTGATGCAGCCGAGGCCTCATCGTTTGCCGATCGGATGGCAGCCGGGGCAGCTCAGGTAAACCAGGCGATGAGCCAATCGCTTCGCGACAAACAGCTTCATGCCCTGTCCCTTTCGCTGGCCGCCGAGCTTCAGGCAGGAGCGCCTTGTCCGGTTTGCGGGAGCGAACATCATCCGCGCCCTGCTGCCTCATCAGGGCGGCCTGAAGATAATCTTGATGAGGGCATGGATCGGCTGACGCAGATCACGCATCAGATCCAGGAGGCCAGATTAACCCTGCGGGGGCAGCTTAACGAAGCGGAAGCGCTGGCTAGACAGACGCGCTCGCAGATTGAGTCGTACGCAGATGACGAGCTGCTTGCCGTCAAACGCGACGGGCATGAGCAGGAACGCGGATGGATGGAGGCGGCAGTGTCAGCCATACCTACCGCTGATAAACTGTACGATGTGGAAAGTCTTGCTTCGGATACAGCATGGCTCCTAAAAGCAGCCGAAACTCAGGCTGCTGCCATCGGACCATGCCGTACGGAAGCCTCCAAGGTACAGCAGAGTCTCTCCACATGCCAGCAGGAGCTTATGAAACAGAGCGCCGCGCTTGAGAATGGTCAAATGACATGGAACCAGCTGCGGGATCAGCTTGCAGGACTGGAAGCAGAAGCTGAGGGCATTCTGAATTCCTGGCAGGAAGTCAAGCCGGATTTCTCTCTGGAAGAGGCGGCCGGCCGTTTTAAGCTCATGCAAGAGAAGGATGCGGAATCCGAGTCGATCAAGGAAGGGCTTGAGCGCAGCGTTCCATTTATCGAGGAGAAGAAGCAGGCCGTCCTTCACTTGGAGCAGCAGCTTCGTGAGCTGGAGAAGCAGCTGATTCAATGGGATGCACAGCGTGAAGGTAAGATGGAGGGGCTGAAGGATAAAGAAGAGCGTCTTCAGGCATGGATCGGCGACCGGTCGGCTGAGGAGCTGCTGGGCGAATGCCGGACCAGAATGACGATGCTGAAGGAATCCGCTGAACAAACCAGAAGCGAGTGCAGGAAGGCAGAGGAGAAGGCTCAGCATGCAGCCAAGGAAGCGGCTCTTGCAGAACAGGCTGAGGGAGCCGCGCAGGAGCAGCATCAAGCTGCCAAGCTTGCCTGGGAGAACCAGCTGGCAGGCTCACCGTTCGCTACGGAGCATGCCGTCATGGAAGCCTGTTTAACCCCGGAAGAAATTGAACGATGTGCACAATTAGTGAAAGCCCATCGGGAAGGACAGCGGGAATGGACGCTGAGACTTCGCGACGTCGAACAGAAGCTAGGCGTAAGCCCTTTTCATGAAGAGGAGTGGGAACGGTGCTCAGGCGAGCTTCAGGCGGCCCGTACAGCCGATGAGGAGGCCCTTCAAGCGAGAGCTCGAGCTGAGCGGGACTTGGAAGACCTGAACAAACGTCACATCCGTTTTATGGAATTGGAAGAGCAGCGTCTTAGCCTTCAACGAGAGAGCGAGCGCTTGTCCAAATTGCAGTCCTGCTTGCGCGGAAACGCGTTTGTGGAATACATTGCGGAGGAGCAGCTGATGCAGGTGAGTCAGTCGGCTTCCCAGCGCCTTCGCTATTTGACCAAGCAGCGCTACTCGCTTGAGGTGGACTCCGGGGGGGGATTCGTCATTCGGGACGATGCCAACGGTGGCGTCCGGCGTCCGGTATCCACACTATCCGGCGGCGAGACATTCCTGACCTCATTGGCCTTGGCTTTGGCACTCTCGGCACAAATTCAACTGCGCGGGCAATATCCACTGCAGTTCTTTTTCCTCGACGAAGGGTTCGGCACGCTGGATCCGGAGCTGCTGGAGACGGTCATTACCGCGCTTGAGCGTCTCCATACGGATAAGCTGACCGTTGGCATTATCAGTCATGTGCCCGAGCTTCGGGCGCGTCTGCCGCGCAAGCTGGTCGTACGGCCGGCGGAGCAAGCGGGAGCTGGATCGCAGCTTGCGATCGAATCGATGTAATAGCGAAACATGGATGATGTGATCTAGATCACGGAAACAGCAACATGGCACTGTTATAGTACAGATAAGCCGACATATGTAAGAAGCACCGGGCAGGCGCTTGATCATGAGAGATTCCTATCTTTTTCCTTGCTCTCATGATCAAGCGCCTCCTTACTGGACAGCTGCGTTCCAGGGGTGCTTCTCTTTTTTTTGTGAGTATGCCTTAATTGTCATCTATTGGACGCACTGCCTAATTTCTTATATGATAAAAGTATGTAAACGTAGGAAAGGGGTAACCGTAATGGATTGTCTTTTTTGTAAAATCGTAGAGGGTGAGCTTCCTTCCACGAAGGTACTCGAGAATGATAAGGTGCTTGTTTTTCAAAACATTAACCCGGAGGCGCCGGTTCATGTTCTGATCATTCCCAAGAAGCATATCGCATCCATGAATGATATTCAGGATGAAGATTTGCTGCTGATTGGCGAGATGCACAAAGCAGCTAAAGAAGCCGCGGCGAAGCTGGGCATTGCGGAGAGCGGTTATCGATTAATTAACAACTGCGGACCCGATGGGGAACAATCGGTGTTTCATGTGCACTATCATCTGATGGGCGGTCGCCGTTTGGGCGCTTTAACAGGCATTTCACCCGCTCATACATAACATCAGGCCATTGAAGAAATAGATCAGCCTCGCAGCGGGAGTGATGCAGCGGGGTTGTTCTAATTCTTGCCACTATCGTAAAATAGATGTCTAAGGTTGACACCCTATTTCCGTTTGCCCTATAATGAAGTTTGATGAACCGTGTTAATGCTCTTGGACGGTCTGGTCGGAGGGAGGGAAAACTGGTGTCTGAAACTAAAGTTCGCAAAAACGAGACAATTGATGCTGCACTTCGTCGCTTCAAGCGTTCCATTGCTAAAGATGGCGTATTGGCTGAAGTGAAGAAACGCAAGCATTATGAAAAGCCAAGCGTAAAGCGCAAGAAAAAGTCCGAGGCTGCTCGTAAGAGAAAGTTTTAGGAGGATCTGAACTAGCATGAATCTTAGCGAACGATTGAACGAAGATATGAAGCAAGCGATGAGGAGTAAGGACAAGTTCAAACTCTCAACGATTCGAATGGTTCGTTCGACGATAAAAAATCTTGAAATAGATTTGAAACGAAGTTTGGATGACAACGAAGTGCTTGATATTTTTAGTCGTGAAATCAAACAGCGCAAAGATGCCCTCCAAGAATTTGAAAAAGCGGGACGCGACGATCTTGCCGCCGATGCAAAAGCAGAAATTGAGCTCCTTAGCGCCTACCTCCCGGAACAGCTTACTGAAGAAGAAATTAAAGTCATTGTACAGCAGACCATCCAGGAAACCGGTGCTTCTTCAAAAGCCGAGATGGGTAAAGTAATGAGCGCTCTCATGCCGAAAGTTAAAGGGCGTGCAGATGGGAAGCTTGTCAATCAAGTTGTTCAACAATTTCTGTAACAACATAAGTGAAACACCCCTTGTTTTCTCAAGGGGTGTTTTTTCTTTTTTTTGTGGGTATGCTTTCGAGGACCGCCTCTTCGCGATGGTTTTTTTAAGAATGGGAATACTTTTTGAAACGAAATCGTTTCTGATTCGTAATAACTACCATATGAGTGCAAGTAGATACATATGCTTATGCAACAGGCAGGACGCTGAACCCTATTTGTCGAAGTAATGGTTCAGATGGCTTAATACGTCGAAAAGGAGGGGAACAGATTGAGCAAACCGTTTTCGATCCGCAAATTACTGACATTCACGGCAGCTGTTGTTATGATGCTGATATCCATCGGAATGTATGTAGGTCCGCTGAAATCCGCGGTGGCTGCGAACATCGGGTCGGTGTATGTTATTCCGGTCAAGCAGCAAATTGAGCGTGGTCTAACTAGCTTTATGGAGCGTGGATTTAAGGAAGCCGAGAAGATGGGGGCAGGATTAATCGTCCTGGAAATCGATACGCCGGGAGGCCTGGTGGACCAAGCCGGTAAAATTGCATCCTTGATGAAGGACAGCGATATTCCGATTGTGGCTTACATTACGGGTGACGCCGCATCGGCAGGCAGTTACATCGCGCTTAATGCAGACAAGATTGCCATGTCTAAGGGGAGTATGATTGGCGCGGCTTATATGGTGGATGCCA
Above is a window of Paenibacillus sp. FSL K6-1330 DNA encoding:
- a CDS encoding AAA family ATPase translates to MKPILLKLSGLQSYRETQEIDFETLCETGLFGIFGPTGSGKSTLLDAITLAMYGKVERAVNGTQGIMNHSEDSLTVSFTFELSSAAGLERYRVERRFKRVNELSISNTVSRFIHVTPDGDQVMADKLAEVTRCVEEKIGLKMDDFTRAVVLPQGKFAEFLSLKGSERRQMLQRLFHLERYGDQLAIKLSRRVKDTEGSLKSVEAEQQGLGSAGKEALAEATTRLEDAKKHAVSCRNHLQVAIEAHEAMGKIRELDMEKRRLQGKLDELALHEEEMKELERKLELTGAAAAVLPALEAWRESGKVWEQRRQIAEGLTAQAASAQKAAEQAVKADEAAQAALRAEEPKLVLREQQLEQAVILQRERDGLREELIRLDAQRVDVRKELEGGTAQLQKEQELLERGRKRQEELQAKLKGLETRSGERQALHMAMQKVQALESAGRLKQKAELDLKTQESKLKEQKARFIALQKQEQELQQHYIQLSVQVDSLQRDAAEASSFADRMAAGAAQVNQAMSQSLRDKQLHALSLSLAAELQAGAPCPVCGSEHHPRPAASSGRPEDNLDEGMDRLTQITHQIQEARLTLRGQLNEAEALARQTRSQIESYADDELLAVKRDGHEQERGWMEAAVSAIPTADKLYDVESLASDTAWLLKAAETQAAAIGPCRTEASKVQQSLSTCQQELMKQSAALENGQMTWNQLRDQLAGLEAEAEGILNSWQEVKPDFSLEEAAGRFKLMQEKDAESESIKEGLERSVPFIEEKKQAVLHLEQQLRELEKQLIQWDAQREGKMEGLKDKEERLQAWIGDRSAEELLGECRTRMTMLKESAEQTRSECRKAEEKAQHAAKEAALAEQAEGAAQEQHQAAKLAWENQLAGSPFATEHAVMEACLTPEEIERCAQLVKAHREGQREWTLRLRDVEQKLGVSPFHEEEWERCSGELQAARTADEEALQARARAERDLEDLNKRHIRFMELEEQRLSLQRESERLSKLQSCLRGNAFVEYIAEEQLMQVSQSASQRLRYLTKQRYSLEVDSGGGFVIRDDANGGVRRPVSTLSGGETFLTSLALALALSAQIQLRGQYPLQFFFLDEGFGTLDPELLETVITALERLHTDKLTVGIISHVPELRARLPRKLVVRPAEQAGAGSQLAIESM
- a CDS encoding GatB/YqeY domain-containing protein: MNLSERLNEDMKQAMRSKDKFKLSTIRMVRSTIKNLEIDLKRSLDDNEVLDIFSREIKQRKDALQEFEKAGRDDLAADAKAEIELLSAYLPEQLTEEEIKVIVQQTIQETGASSKAEMGKVMSALMPKVKGRADGKLVNQVVQQFL
- the rpsU gene encoding 30S ribosomal protein S21; amino-acid sequence: MSETKVRKNETIDAALRRFKRSIAKDGVLAEVKKRKHYEKPSVKRKKKSEAARKRKF
- a CDS encoding histidine triad nucleotide-binding protein: MDCLFCKIVEGELPSTKVLENDKVLVFQNINPEAPVHVLIIPKKHIASMNDIQDEDLLLIGEMHKAAKEAAAKLGIAESGYRLINNCGPDGEQSVFHVHYHLMGGRRLGALTGISPAHT